A portion of the Paenibacillus sp. PvR098 genome contains these proteins:
- a CDS encoding MmgE/PrpD family protein, with the protein MSDLLSKELSKLARRIDHSRLSHEVIHEVKRRFIDSIACLFAGYGEDVSEISRKFAEVYHSDNGSTLIGSLVKVPSEIAGFANGTAIRSLDFNDTYLSLEPQHPSDVIAPLLALAEERSIAPTRLVSAIALAYEVGVILCDAASLKANGWDHVNYITVTTVVGGAHLLGLSEEQTEQALALAVVPHAAARQTRNGEISMWKGAAAANAARNAIVAIKLAESGMKGPYQPFSGSMGFNALLLKDKMDMERVAEQIRAVDQPQRILNTYIKNWAVEYMTQVAIEAALELRSQFRDLDDIARIKVETFQLAYDVLAKDEEKWSPKTRETADHSLPYIVMAALEDGRIDLDTFAPERISSPETLSRIQTLVTVTASEELTAEYPDGNPTVLTIEFKNGNVLRTKIKYPIGHVGKPMSDQQLNEKFITITTNILEENQQQSVLKLLWELDKVRTYPELMTSLVLAGKTNK; encoded by the coding sequence ATGTCTGATCTTTTATCCAAGGAATTATCCAAGCTCGCCCGCAGAATCGATCACAGCCGATTGTCACACGAGGTCATTCATGAAGTGAAACGCCGCTTCATAGATTCGATTGCTTGTTTGTTTGCGGGATACGGGGAGGATGTTTCCGAAATTAGCCGTAAATTTGCCGAAGTGTATCATTCAGATAACGGTTCAACTCTCATTGGCTCTCTGGTTAAAGTACCCAGCGAAATTGCAGGATTTGCTAACGGCACGGCCATTAGAAGCTTAGACTTTAACGACACTTACTTATCGTTGGAGCCTCAGCATCCAAGTGATGTGATCGCGCCTCTGCTCGCACTAGCGGAGGAGCGGTCCATTGCCCCGACCCGACTGGTTTCAGCCATTGCTTTGGCATATGAAGTCGGTGTCATTCTGTGTGACGCAGCCAGCTTAAAGGCGAACGGCTGGGATCATGTCAATTACATCACTGTAACAACTGTTGTAGGGGGAGCTCATTTGCTTGGATTATCTGAAGAGCAAACGGAGCAGGCGCTCGCATTAGCCGTTGTTCCCCATGCCGCTGCAAGACAAACACGTAACGGAGAAATATCGATGTGGAAAGGGGCTGCCGCTGCGAACGCTGCACGAAATGCTATTGTGGCCATCAAGCTGGCCGAGAGCGGAATGAAGGGACCTTATCAGCCTTTTTCCGGTTCGATGGGCTTCAATGCACTGCTGTTGAAAGACAAAATGGATATGGAGCGGGTAGCTGAGCAGATCAGGGCGGTGGATCAACCACAAAGAATTTTGAACACGTACATTAAAAATTGGGCTGTGGAATATATGACACAGGTGGCTATCGAAGCCGCTCTGGAATTGCGCAGCCAGTTCCGTGATCTGGACGATATTGCCCGCATTAAGGTTGAAACCTTCCAGCTGGCCTATGATGTTTTAGCCAAGGATGAGGAAAAATGGTCGCCCAAGACGAGAGAAACGGCAGACCACTCTCTGCCTTACATTGTCATGGCTGCCCTTGAAGACGGCAGGATCGATCTGGATACGTTTGCTCCTGAGCGCATTAGCAGCCCGGAGACCCTCAGCAGGATTCAAACCCTGGTTACGGTGACCGCCAGCGAGGAATTGACTGCCGAATATCCGGATGGTAATCCTACGGTGCTTACCATAGAATTTAAAAACGGTAATGTTCTCCGGACAAAAATCAAATATCCGATTGGCCATGTAGGCAAGCCGATGTCCGACCAGCAATTGAATGAAAAATTCATTACAATTACAACAAATATTTTAGAGGAAAATCAGCAGCAATCGGTTTTAAAACTTCTATGGGAGTTAGATAAAGTAAGGACTTATCCGGAGCTCATGACTTCGCTGGTATTGGCAGGTAAAACAAATAAGTGA
- a CDS encoding PrpF domain-containing protein, whose protein sequence is MRIEQLHVPCAVYRGGTSRGLFFHQKDLPDDEELKAHIFLTGIGAPDETQVNGLGGGSSHTSKIVIISPSDQPGAHVNYTFVQAGTKGYVLDDKGTCGNLMAAVGAFAIDEHLVNPAEDLDRVTVHVYNTNINKHLQIKVPVQDGAAKVKGDFAMPGVTNPGAKITVDIMQPGGGKTGTTLPLGSCHTIQAGGYSDTASLVDIVNPFVYISADKLGLSGTEGIQELSANTVLIDQLNHIRDQACIDARLALTLEQARKECPAIPKIAIVGKPQDYVTTSGRIISKSEVDVVARMLSMGKFHKTFAVSGLLNLAAAVLLQGTIPNLVAGKELQDHINPGKVIKIRIGHADGIAEIRVVLTPDLMDVESVGLERTARRIMTGQLYVPSLTHT, encoded by the coding sequence ATTCGTATAGAACAGCTACATGTTCCTTGTGCAGTATACCGTGGCGGAACGAGCCGGGGATTGTTTTTTCATCAAAAGGATCTTCCGGATGACGAGGAATTAAAAGCGCATATTTTTTTGACTGGAATCGGAGCCCCCGATGAAACACAAGTAAATGGTCTTGGTGGAGGCAGCTCTCATACAAGTAAGATTGTCATTATTTCTCCATCGGATCAACCAGGCGCTCATGTGAACTATACGTTCGTCCAGGCAGGAACGAAGGGCTATGTGCTCGACGATAAGGGAACCTGCGGAAACTTGATGGCGGCAGTAGGAGCTTTTGCCATAGATGAGCATCTTGTCAATCCTGCGGAAGATTTGGATCGGGTAACGGTCCATGTCTACAATACGAATATTAATAAACATTTACAAATTAAAGTTCCGGTGCAGGACGGAGCGGCTAAAGTCAAAGGAGATTTTGCCATGCCGGGCGTGACGAATCCAGGAGCGAAGATTACGGTTGATATTATGCAGCCCGGAGGAGGTAAGACCGGGACGACCCTGCCTTTAGGCAGCTGCCATACGATACAGGCGGGGGGTTATTCTGATACCGCGTCACTTGTAGATATAGTGAACCCCTTTGTTTATATTTCAGCGGATAAACTGGGATTATCCGGAACTGAAGGAATTCAAGAGCTGTCCGCGAATACGGTGCTTATTGACCAATTAAATCATATTCGCGATCAAGCGTGTATAGACGCGCGATTGGCACTAACCTTGGAGCAAGCAAGGAAGGAATGTCCGGCTATACCGAAAATTGCGATCGTGGGTAAACCGCAGGACTATGTCACCACATCCGGTCGGATCATTTCCAAGTCGGAAGTCGATGTGGTTGCCCGTATGCTTTCCATGGGGAAGTTTCATAAAACCTTCGCAGTAAGCGGTCTGTTGAATTTAGCGGCAGCGGTTTTGCTGCAGGGGACGATCCCAAATCTTGTGGCAGGTAAGGAGCTGCAGGATCATATCAATCCAGGCAAGGTAATAAAGATCCGAATCGGCCATGCGGACGGAATCGCTGAAATCAGAGTCGTCTTAACACCGGATTTAATGGATGTGGAATCTGTGGGGTTAGAGCGTACGGCAAGAAGAATCATGACCGGCCAATTATATGTACCTTCTCTTACTCATACGTAG
- a CDS encoding YitT family protein has product MRYVLLFAAILLYAIGNLLFAVPNHIMNGGITGLSQISYYIFKTNIGLSLLLFNLPLFIFAFFKYRHLFFKSVVSMIVFSLAVGLLQDYIIPFGVQNIWIGSIIGGFWMGVSLGILAKLNASLGGGSLLGKMIHLRYGISLSKSIFVIDSSVYPLSLFIIGGTETLFSLILTAFSAFGVYVVGLLSDKIPAKDNKPSFQ; this is encoded by the coding sequence ATGCGCTATGTGCTATTATTCGCAGCAATCCTTCTATATGCCATTGGAAATCTGCTCTTTGCCGTTCCTAACCACATTATGAACGGTGGGATTACAGGTTTAAGCCAAATATCCTACTATATCTTTAAGACGAATATCGGATTAAGTCTCTTGCTATTCAATTTACCACTTTTCATTTTCGCCTTTTTTAAATATCGCCATTTATTTTTCAAATCGGTGGTAAGCATGATCGTATTTTCCTTAGCCGTTGGATTACTGCAGGATTATATCATCCCTTTTGGCGTCCAGAATATCTGGATCGGCAGTATCATTGGCGGGTTTTGGATGGGAGTTTCCTTAGGTATCCTCGCCAAATTGAACGCCAGTTTAGGCGGTGGTTCTTTGCTCGGCAAGATGATCCATTTGCGTTACGGAATCTCTCTTAGCAAATCCATATTTGTCATCGATTCCTCGGTATATCCGCTGAGTCTTTTCATCATCGGAGGAACAGAGACCTTGTTTTCATTGATTCTTACTGCATTTAGCGCTTTTGGCGTCTACGTGGTCGGCTTGTTATCTGATAAGATACCCGCTAAGGACAACAAGCCCTCTTTTCAATAA
- a CDS encoding biotin transporter BioY — translation MAKTLTLRGVAFSSLFAALVVVFGYVSIPLGFTPVPITLQTLAVMLAGGLLGARYGFFSMMMIVVLTALGFPLLQGKGGIPAILGPTGGYVVMWPIAALLIGLLVNKVRSNGWVGYVLIFLIMACFGSLLLYVSGVPWLAHVAGFSMSKALAAGFYPYIPGDIIKAIAAAIITVSLRQVFPQARLTGHGHYAVRQTTWK, via the coding sequence TTGGCAAAAACGTTAACCTTAAGAGGCGTTGCATTTAGCTCCTTATTCGCTGCACTGGTCGTTGTTTTCGGTTATGTGAGCATTCCGCTCGGCTTTACCCCGGTTCCGATCACGCTGCAAACGCTGGCTGTCATGCTGGCTGGAGGGCTGCTTGGGGCGCGTTACGGGTTCTTCAGCATGATGATGATTGTTGTGTTGACTGCACTCGGCTTTCCATTGCTTCAAGGTAAGGGCGGCATACCGGCAATTCTTGGCCCTACCGGCGGCTACGTGGTCATGTGGCCGATTGCAGCGCTCCTCATCGGGCTCTTGGTGAACAAAGTGCGCAGCAACGGGTGGGTCGGTTACGTGCTCATTTTTCTGATCATGGCATGCTTCGGTTCTTTGCTCTTATATGTGTCCGGGGTTCCATGGCTTGCCCATGTGGCAGGCTTCTCGATGTCCAAAGCTCTGGCAGCCGGTTTTTATCCGTATATTCCGGGGGACATCATCAAAGCCATAGCGGCCGCTATCATCACCGTTTCTTTGCGTCAGGTATTCCCTCAAGCCCGGTTGACCGGACATGGACATTACGCCGTTCGCCAGACCACATGGAAATAA
- the prpB gene encoding methylisocitrate lyase, producing MTWLVRDKEEQPIQKLRQLLEQNQSIIKTPGTYDPLTGLLAKQEGFQAMYLSGAALTASMGYPDLGLITLTELTQRTREIVRATGLPLVVDADTGFGSVLNVTRAVMELEEAGAAAVQIEDQDLPKKCGHLNGKKLISTEEMVQKIQAAREASSLVIIARTDAKGVEGIEAAIERAHAYQAAGADMVFPEALETEEEFRRFAQETNVPLLANMTEFGRTPYYTARQFEQWGYKMVIYPVTALRIAAHAIQEVFRAIQQTGTQAEYVQAMQTRKQLYETIGYFSYEELDNRIAKTVL from the coding sequence GTGACCTGGTTAGTCAGAGATAAAGAGGAGCAACCGATACAGAAGCTCAGACAGTTACTGGAGCAGAATCAGTCGATCATCAAAACCCCGGGTACGTACGATCCGCTTACGGGTTTACTCGCTAAACAGGAAGGGTTTCAGGCGATGTATTTGTCAGGCGCTGCATTAACGGCAAGCATGGGCTATCCGGATTTGGGGCTCATTACGCTGACGGAATTGACCCAGCGCACCAGAGAAATTGTCCGCGCAACCGGCCTGCCGCTTGTCGTGGATGCCGATACAGGATTCGGAAGTGTGTTGAACGTCACCCGGGCGGTCATGGAGCTGGAAGAAGCGGGCGCTGCAGCCGTTCAAATCGAGGATCAGGATTTACCGAAAAAATGTGGTCATTTAAATGGAAAGAAGCTGATTTCAACAGAGGAAATGGTGCAAAAAATACAAGCCGCACGCGAAGCATCCTCCCTGGTCATTATTGCAAGAACAGATGCCAAAGGTGTGGAAGGGATAGAAGCGGCTATCGAGCGCGCGCATGCTTATCAAGCGGCCGGAGCCGATATGGTCTTCCCAGAAGCATTGGAAACCGAGGAGGAATTTAGACGCTTTGCACAAGAAACGAATGTGCCTCTCCTTGCGAATATGACCGAGTTTGGAAGAACACCATATTATACGGCACGGCAATTCGAGCAGTGGGGATACAAAATGGTCATCTATCCCGTGACCGCCTTGCGGATCGCTGCGCATGCCATCCAGGAGGTATTCCGTGCCATTCAGCAAACGGGCACACAGGCAGAGTATGTTCAAGCGATGCAGACACGCAAACAGTTGTATGAGACTATCGGATATTTTTCGTATGAGGAATTGGATAACCGTATTGCAAAGACCGTATTGTAA
- a CDS encoding tripartite tricarboxylate transporter permease: METFQQLLHGFQIATSWESLLYVLIGVTVGTLIGMLPGLGPITAISVMIPISYGMNPTLALIMMAGVYYGAMYGGSTTSILINTPGESSSVVTTLDGYQLAKQGKAGKALAVAAIGSFVGGTISVVLLMLFAPYLAEIALSFGPPEYFSLVFLGLIAVSSLFDGSKIKAMISVVGGFMVATIGIDAQTGTPRFTFDSVFLLEGIDFLIIALGLFALAEVSSLIINRNETVDDTKVIGSLLLNKKELKEISGPTLRQSLMGFMIGVLPGAGASISSFLSYITEKRISKNPAEFGKGSLVGVAAPETSNNAASGGAFVPLLSLGIPGSGTTAVLLGAFLVMGIQPGPLLFQDHPDIFWGVIASMYVGNVFLLILNLPLIPYISRLMYIPRAMLVPLIITFCFIGVYVIGNNVFDLYMLVLFGVIGYLMYLFSFPTAPFILSFILGEMMEQSFRQSLTASNGSLMIFIDRPISLALLLVTAIVLIFPLVRRLMKK; encoded by the coding sequence GTGGAAACTTTTCAACAACTGCTGCATGGCTTTCAGATTGCCACGAGCTGGGAATCGTTATTGTACGTATTGATTGGCGTCACCGTCGGTACGTTAATCGGTATGCTGCCGGGACTTGGGCCGATCACCGCTATATCCGTAATGATTCCCATCAGCTATGGGATGAATCCTACGCTTGCGCTGATCATGATGGCAGGCGTTTATTATGGAGCGATGTATGGCGGCTCCACCACATCCATCTTGATAAATACCCCGGGCGAATCTTCTTCCGTTGTGACCACTCTTGACGGCTATCAGCTTGCCAAACAGGGGAAGGCCGGCAAGGCGCTTGCCGTTGCGGCCATCGGTTCGTTCGTAGGCGGAACGATCAGTGTGGTTCTGCTCATGTTATTCGCGCCTTATCTGGCTGAGATCGCATTGTCCTTCGGTCCTCCTGAATATTTTTCGCTGGTATTCTTGGGGCTTATTGCGGTATCCAGTCTTTTTGACGGCTCCAAGATTAAGGCAATGATCTCCGTAGTAGGCGGATTTATGGTAGCTACCATCGGAATTGATGCACAGACCGGAACACCCCGGTTTACTTTTGATTCCGTTTTCTTGTTGGAAGGAATTGACTTCTTGATTATTGCTCTTGGACTCTTTGCGTTAGCTGAAGTGAGCTCCCTAATTATCAACCGAAATGAAACTGTAGATGACACTAAAGTCATCGGAAGTCTGCTGCTGAACAAGAAAGAGCTGAAGGAGATTTCCGGGCCAACGCTGCGACAATCACTTATGGGCTTTATGATCGGTGTTTTGCCTGGTGCAGGGGCGTCCATTTCCTCTTTTCTCTCCTACATTACTGAAAAACGCATATCCAAGAATCCGGCTGAATTCGGAAAAGGTTCCTTGGTTGGAGTAGCTGCACCGGAAACGTCCAACAATGCAGCGTCCGGCGGTGCTTTTGTACCTTTACTGAGTCTTGGTATTCCCGGATCGGGGACAACGGCTGTTTTGCTGGGCGCTTTTTTGGTCATGGGCATCCAACCCGGTCCTCTGCTTTTCCAGGACCATCCCGATATTTTTTGGGGTGTGATTGCAAGTATGTACGTAGGGAATGTGTTCTTGTTGATATTGAATCTTCCTTTGATTCCTTACATTTCACGCTTGATGTATATTCCCCGGGCTATGCTGGTCCCGTTAATCATCACCTTCTGTTTTATCGGGGTATACGTGATCGGTAACAATGTATTCGATCTGTATATGCTGGTCTTATTCGGTGTAATCGGTTATTTAATGTATTTATTTTCGTTCCCTACTGCCCCGTTCATTTTGTCTTTTATTTTGGGGGAGATGATGGAGCAGTCTTTTCGGCAGTCGCTGACGGCTTCCAACGGAAGCTTGATGATCTTTATCGACCGCCCGATTTCGCTCGCATTATTGCTCGTAACGGCAATTGTTCTTATCTTTCCGCTGGTAAGAAGGCTGATGAAAAAGTAA
- the acnA gene encoding aconitate hydratase AcnA — protein sequence MQPDRFNSLIRTMEVQQRSYALYSLAEAELQGFGNIAQLPYSIKILLESLIRNYDEHSITMHHIRLLADWTEHRGGQQEIPFKPGRVVLQDFTGVPAVVDLASMRDAVQRNGGDPDKINPQIPVDLVIDHSLSVESYGRPDSIRDNMSQEYQQNEERYRFLRWAQMSFENFRVVPPGYGIVHQVNLEYLASGVIRQPSPYGTMLFPDSVIGTDSHTTMINGLGILGWGVGGIEAEAAMLGQPLYFVVPQVVGIKLTGTLREGVTATDVALAITQFLRHKGVVGQFIEFYGPGLSEISSPDRATIANMAPEYGATLSYFPPDQETLNYFRLTGRSEEHIELMESYYRKQGLFRTETAPDPLFTDTCEMDLSTIMPSVAGPKRPQDRIELPNLPERLREAFMRPSAQGGYGLTKEHMEKKVWVEYDDGDKEEMKEGSIVIASITSCTNTSNPSVMIGAGLLAQKAVEKGLTIPRFVKTSLTPGSRAVTEYLSRSGLLTSLQALGFYIDGYGCATCCGNSGPLPPKVDRAITSHQLTVASVLSGNRNFEGRIHPLVKMNFLASPPLVIAYALTGTMNIDLTSEPVGYTQEGTAVFLKDIWPSSKEVEHILQSTLTPEIFSETYKDMFQGDRLWNSLSSDNDRQYTWDAASTYIQPPPYFHHAVDREHVNKIPMSQGDGYRAASDALRMRALAVLGDSITTDHISPVGNIAVDSPAGKYLRSRGVERKDYNSYGSRRGNHQVMLRGTFANIRLRNRMVEGKEGGYTRYLPDDELMTIYDAAMKYKESGTPLLVIAGKEYGTGSSRDWAAKGTLLLGVKAVLAESFERIHRSNLVGMGVLPIQFADGKNAEAWGLSGEEEYVLHAPEFSQPKQKVQLEVVQPDGGRVHIPVIVRLDSQVEIVYYRNNGILPYVLSILSS from the coding sequence ATGCAGCCGGACAGATTCAACTCATTGATACGAACGATGGAAGTACAGCAACGCTCTTATGCACTGTATAGTTTGGCAGAAGCAGAGCTTCAGGGATTTGGAAACATAGCGCAGCTGCCATATTCAATCAAAATTTTGCTGGAATCGCTGATACGTAATTATGATGAGCACTCCATAACGATGCATCATATTCGTTTGTTGGCGGATTGGACGGAGCACCGAGGCGGGCAGCAAGAGATTCCCTTCAAGCCCGGACGGGTAGTTCTTCAAGATTTCACGGGCGTACCGGCGGTAGTAGATTTGGCCTCCATGCGGGATGCTGTTCAACGTAACGGAGGGGACCCTGATAAAATCAACCCGCAAATTCCTGTAGACCTTGTAATCGATCATTCCTTGAGCGTAGAGTCGTACGGCAGGCCGGATTCCATCCGGGACAATATGTCGCAGGAATACCAGCAGAATGAAGAACGTTATCGGTTTTTGCGTTGGGCGCAAATGTCCTTTGAGAATTTTCGGGTTGTCCCCCCCGGGTACGGTATCGTTCACCAAGTGAATCTGGAATATTTGGCATCCGGCGTGATACGGCAGCCAAGTCCTTATGGCACGATGCTGTTTCCGGATTCCGTCATTGGCACCGATTCTCACACGACGATGATCAACGGCTTAGGCATACTGGGCTGGGGGGTCGGAGGGATTGAAGCGGAAGCCGCCATGCTCGGCCAGCCTCTATATTTTGTCGTGCCGCAGGTGGTTGGAATCAAGCTAACGGGCACGCTTCGTGAAGGCGTCACGGCTACCGATGTAGCCTTGGCTATTACCCAATTCCTGCGTCACAAAGGAGTAGTGGGACAATTTATTGAATTTTATGGTCCAGGACTATCGGAAATTTCCTCCCCTGATCGGGCGACCATAGCCAATATGGCGCCGGAATACGGAGCTACACTCAGTTACTTCCCGCCGGATCAAGAAACATTGAACTATTTCCGGTTAACCGGCCGATCGGAGGAACATATCGAATTAATGGAGAGTTATTACCGAAAGCAGGGATTATTCCGTACGGAAACAGCTCCGGACCCCCTATTTACGGATACCTGCGAAATGGACCTGTCCACGATCATGCCTTCTGTCGCTGGGCCGAAGAGACCCCAGGACCGAATTGAGCTACCTAATCTGCCCGAACGATTGAGGGAAGCGTTCATGCGTCCATCGGCACAAGGGGGATATGGTTTAACGAAGGAGCATATGGAGAAGAAAGTATGGGTTGAATACGACGATGGAGACAAGGAAGAAATGAAGGAAGGCTCTATTGTCATTGCATCGATTACCAGCTGCACCAACACCTCCAATCCGTCTGTGATGATTGGAGCCGGGCTGCTGGCTCAGAAGGCTGTGGAGAAAGGGTTAACCATACCGCGATTCGTCAAAACAAGCTTAACCCCTGGCTCCAGAGCGGTGACCGAATATTTAAGCCGGTCGGGTCTATTGACGTCCTTGCAGGCGTTAGGATTTTACATTGACGGTTATGGATGTGCGACCTGCTGCGGGAACAGCGGACCTTTGCCCCCAAAGGTGGATCGCGCAATCACGAGCCATCAATTGACGGTAGCTTCCGTTTTAAGCGGAAATCGAAATTTCGAAGGGCGTATCCACCCGCTGGTTAAAATGAATTTTCTGGCGTCCCCGCCACTGGTTATTGCTTATGCGTTAACGGGTACCATGAATATAGATTTGACCTCTGAACCCGTAGGGTATACCCAAGAGGGGACTGCCGTGTTTCTTAAAGACATTTGGCCGAGCTCCAAAGAAGTAGAACACATCCTGCAGTCAACCCTAACTCCAGAAATCTTTTCGGAAACCTATAAGGATATGTTTCAAGGAGATCGGCTCTGGAACAGCTTATCTTCAGATAATGACCGGCAGTACACTTGGGACGCGGCCTCCACGTATATCCAGCCCCCTCCTTATTTCCACCATGCAGTGGACCGAGAACATGTAAATAAGATCCCCATGAGTCAGGGGGATGGTTACAGGGCAGCTTCCGATGCGCTTAGGATGAGGGCGTTAGCTGTATTAGGAGATTCCATTACTACGGATCACATTTCTCCGGTAGGCAATATTGCGGTGGACAGTCCTGCGGGGAAATATTTGCGCAGCCGGGGAGTCGAGAGAAAGGATTATAATTCGTACGGCTCCAGGCGGGGTAATCATCAAGTCATGTTACGCGGGACGTTCGCTAATATTCGTCTAAGGAACCGGATGGTTGAAGGAAAGGAAGGGGGGTACACCCGTTATCTTCCGGATGACGAATTGATGACGATATACGATGCGGCAATGAAATACAAAGAAAGCGGAACGCCTCTGCTTGTGATTGCGGGAAAGGAATATGGGACGGGAAGCTCCCGGGACTGGGCGGCCAAAGGGACATTATTGCTTGGCGTGAAAGCCGTTCTGGCCGAAAGCTTTGAACGCATTCACCGCAGTAATTTGGTGGGAATGGGTGTTCTTCCTATACAGTTCGCGGATGGCAAGAATGCGGAAGCATGGGGACTCAGTGGCGAAGAAGAGTATGTCTTACACGCACCGGAATTCAGCCAGCCTAAGCAAAAAGTCCAATTGGAGGTTGTACAACCCGATGGGGGGCGTGTCCATATTCCCGTGATCGTACGGCTTGATAGTCAAGTCGAGATTGTTTATTATCGTAATAACGGCATCCTGCCTTATGTTCTCAGTATTTTATCTTCATAA
- a CDS encoding tripartite tricarboxylate transporter substrate-binding protein, with amino-acid sequence MKKMLTLSLAVVLALTAASCGSSTQTTGTSGGTQTNPADNKQAAGNANTNPSAPAGAWSPTKSIEVLVPAGAGGGWDTTARMAAKVLEEQKIINQGMGAVNKAGGGGAVAWAGVHEKKGDNHTLFVTSPPIIFVHLNGQSKFGFRDFTPIANLITDYGSFVAKADAKWNNLNELFDDMKKDPTKITVVGASAPGSMDHMQFIKVAKAAGVDIKQIKYVSIQDGGALPALLNGSADIYSTGVAESVEQVRAGKVKVLGITSEKRLEGEGLSEFKTAKEQGIDATFENWRGFFGPPDMDPQALAYYEAKFKELNTNSAWVDMRKKYGWNELFLTGEDYKKYLEKEEVALKQLLDELGLAKK; translated from the coding sequence ATGAAAAAAATGCTCACACTTAGTCTGGCAGTGGTTCTGGCTTTAACGGCAGCCTCATGCGGCTCCTCCACGCAAACGACGGGCACGAGCGGGGGGACCCAAACGAATCCGGCGGATAACAAACAAGCTGCGGGGAATGCGAATACCAATCCATCTGCTCCGGCAGGCGCCTGGTCGCCGACCAAATCCATCGAGGTTCTCGTTCCGGCAGGCGCTGGAGGAGGCTGGGATACCACAGCGCGTATGGCGGCGAAGGTGCTGGAAGAGCAAAAAATCATCAATCAAGGTATGGGCGCTGTGAACAAGGCCGGCGGCGGCGGCGCGGTAGCCTGGGCCGGGGTGCATGAGAAAAAAGGGGATAATCACACGCTATTTGTTACATCCCCGCCGATTATTTTCGTGCATCTGAACGGTCAGTCCAAATTTGGATTTCGAGATTTCACTCCAATTGCTAATCTGATTACGGATTACGGTTCTTTTGTCGCCAAAGCGGATGCCAAGTGGAACAACCTCAATGAGTTGTTTGACGACATGAAAAAGGATCCTACTAAAATCACCGTCGTAGGCGCATCGGCTCCCGGCAGTATGGATCATATGCAGTTTATCAAGGTAGCGAAAGCAGCTGGCGTAGACATTAAACAAATTAAATATGTATCGATACAAGACGGAGGAGCACTGCCTGCACTCTTGAATGGAAGCGCTGACATTTATTCAACCGGCGTTGCCGAATCCGTTGAGCAGGTAAGGGCAGGAAAAGTAAAAGTACTCGGAATTACCTCGGAGAAACGGTTGGAGGGTGAAGGGCTCTCCGAGTTTAAAACAGCGAAGGAACAGGGAATCGATGCGACATTCGAAAACTGGCGCGGATTTTTCGGTCCTCCAGATATGGATCCTCAGGCGCTCGCTTACTATGAAGCGAAATTCAAGGAACTTAACACCAACTCCGCTTGGGTAGATATGCGTAAAAAATATGGCTGGAACGAATTGTTCTTAACTGGTGAGGATTATAAAAAGTATCTGGAGAAGGAAGAAGTAGCGCTTAAACAGCTGTTGGATGAGCTGGGCCTGGCGAAAAAATAA
- a CDS encoding tripartite tricarboxylate transporter TctB family protein codes for MFKTTNQKIASVLLIVSALFLYSSFGLPKFPYVNVDSDVVPKVLGFLLFVLSIALFFDKSTEASREKHSRADLRVLLTVLLMALLYILLLEVVGFIIVNALFLMVCTKYLGYKNWKINISVALIYSLVIYFSFNYLLEIELPAGILPL; via the coding sequence TTGTTTAAGACAACCAATCAAAAAATCGCTTCCGTTTTGCTGATCGTCTCCGCTCTATTTCTGTATTCCAGCTTTGGTTTACCTAAATTTCCGTACGTTAACGTCGATTCGGATGTCGTACCCAAGGTGCTCGGGTTTTTGCTGTTTGTTCTGTCAATCGCTCTTTTTTTCGATAAATCGACCGAAGCATCCAGGGAAAAACATAGTCGCGCTGACCTACGCGTATTGTTGACTGTGCTGCTGATGGCTCTTTTGTACATCCTGCTGCTTGAAGTTGTGGGATTTATCATTGTAAATGCGCTATTTTTGATGGTGTGTACGAAATATTTGGGGTACAAGAACTGGAAAATTAATATCAGTGTTGCTCTTATTTATTCGTTAGTCATTTACTTTAGCTTTAATTATTTGCTGGAGATCGAACTGCCTGCCGGTATATTGCCCTTATAG